The following proteins are co-located in the Zonotrichia albicollis isolate bZonAlb1 chromosome 1, bZonAlb1.hap1, whole genome shotgun sequence genome:
- the ID4 gene encoding DNA-binding protein inhibitor ID-4 isoform X1, with amino-acid sequence MKAVSPVRHPSRKAQPGVAGGGGGHPALRCLAEHSGCKGSPPSGEEPAALCLQCDMNDCYSRLRKLVPTIPPNKRVSKVEILQHVIDYILDLQLALETHPALLRQQPPPPALHPGSCPAGTPRTPLTALNTDPAGSVNKPGDSILCR; translated from the exons ATGAAAGCCGTGAGCCCCGTCCGGCACCCCAGTCGCAAGGCGCAGCCCGGCgtggcgggcggcggcggggggcaCCCGGCTCTGCGGTGCCTGGCCGAGCACAGCGGCTGCAAGGGGAGCCCGCCGTCGGGCGAGGAGCCGGCGgcgctgtgcctgcagtgcgaTATGAATGACTGTTACAGCCGGCTGAGGAAGCTGGTGCCTACCATCCCGCCCAACAAGAGGGTCAGCAAAGTGGAGATCCTACAGCACGTCATCGACTACATCCTCGACCTGCAGCTGGCTCTGGAGACGCAcccagcgctgctccggcagcagccgccgccgcccgctcTGCACCCAGGCAGCTGTCCCGCGGGCACCCCCCGGACCCCGCTGACTGCCCTGAACACTGACCCG GCAGGCTCTGTTAACAAGCCGGGGGACAGCATCCTCTGCCGCTGA
- the ID4 gene encoding DNA-binding protein inhibitor ID-4 isoform X2, with protein MKAVSPVRHPSRKAQPGVAGGGGGHPALRCLAEHSGCKGSPPSGEEPAALCLQCDMNDCYSRLRKLVPTIPPNKRVSKVEILQHVIDYILDLQLALETHPALLRQQPPPPALHPGSCPAGTPRTPLTALNTDPVRGRLC; from the exons ATGAAAGCCGTGAGCCCCGTCCGGCACCCCAGTCGCAAGGCGCAGCCCGGCgtggcgggcggcggcggggggcaCCCGGCTCTGCGGTGCCTGGCCGAGCACAGCGGCTGCAAGGGGAGCCCGCCGTCGGGCGAGGAGCCGGCGgcgctgtgcctgcagtgcgaTATGAATGACTGTTACAGCCGGCTGAGGAAGCTGGTGCCTACCATCCCGCCCAACAAGAGGGTCAGCAAAGTGGAGATCCTACAGCACGTCATCGACTACATCCTCGACCTGCAGCTGGCTCTGGAGACGCAcccagcgctgctccggcagcagccgccgccgcccgctcTGCACCCAGGCAGCTGTCCCGCGGGCACCCCCCGGACCCCGCTGACTGCCCTGAACACTGACCCGGTAAGAG GCAGGCTCTGTTAA